One Silene latifolia isolate original U9 population chromosome 4, ASM4854445v1, whole genome shotgun sequence DNA segment encodes these proteins:
- the LOC141652770 gene encoding DEAD-box ATP-dependent RNA helicase 32-like, which translates to MKKSKPIRRQLAKQRRLTEKEEIEMLKQWIEFGKPDPGLNPLSLPPLPDDSPVGKLDEHTFSRYAGCQLFNQLPLSRNTKDGLRNSKFEKMTDVQRASLPHSLCGRDILGAAQTGSGKTLAFLIPVLEKLYKERWGPEFGVGCIILSPTRELATQLFGVLNSVGKYHGLSAGLLIGGRKGVDTEKERVHELNILVCTPGRLLQHMDETTNFECSQLQILVLDEADRILDAGFKKEVNAIISQLPRTRQTLLFSATQTKSVQDLARLSLKDPEYLSVHEEATTATPENLVQTATVVPLHQKLDLLWSFIKSHLKSRVLVFLTSRKQVKFVFEAFKKLRPGIPLKCLHGKMNQEKRLGTYSQFCDEHAVLFSTDVSSRGLDFDKAVDWVVQVDCPPDVATYIHRVGRTARYNSGGKAVLFLEPSEIKMLDKLREAKIPIVERKVNKEKLQPIAVQLADKLARFPEMRQLAQRAFITYLKSISKEKDKEIFDVMKLAIDEFSASLGLPLTPKIRFFNGKSMAKSSSKVGPTIDLEESAAENLLETSGMVGSESSEDESDSDLLGKETSAEAMPQKPDIEALVPVTRVLKKKKLKINVNRPTGKRVVFDEEGNDLPPLAAIADRAGGNTSKIDEVKVLERYKKEREKLKEADKEDKLHGRQRLKEIKMKKKAKLKRGMPDEDEEDSDGEAVAPRLNKKTKLYSDSESEDKDTVAKRNKLSLEAQEALALKLLGSMHD; encoded by the exons atgaaaaaatcaaaaccaatACGGCGTCAATTAGCCAAACAACGGCGTCTAACCGAAAAGGAAGAAATCGAAATGCTAAAACAATGGATTGAATTCGGTAAACCCGACCCTGGTTTGAACCCTTTATCGCTTCCGCCATTGCCGGATGACTCACCTGTGGGGAAGCTCGATGAACATACCTTCTCAAGGTACGCTGGCTGTCAGCTCTTCAACCAGCTCCCATTGTCTAGAAACACTAAAGATGGGTTGAGAAATTCTAAGTTTGAGAAGATGACTGATGTTCAGAGAGCTTCTTTGCCGCATTCCCTTTGCGGCCGTGATATTCTTGGTGCTGCTCAAACTGGGTCCGGTAAAACCTTGGCTTTTCTTATTCCT GTGTTGGAGAAGTTGTACAAGGAAAGATGGGGTCCGGAGTTCGGTGTGGGCTGCATCATCCTATCCCCTACTAGAGAATTGGCCACTCAGCTTTTTGGTGTTTTAAACTCAGTTGGGAAGTATCATGGGCTTAGTGCCGGTCTACTCATTGGTGGCCGTAAAGGGGTTGATACGGAGAAAGAACGTGTGCATGAACTTAATATATTGGTGTGTACTCCAGGAAGGCTACTACAACACATGGATGAAACTACAAATTTTGAATGCTCTCAGCTGCAG ATTTTAGTCCTTGATGAGGCAGACCGAATTCTTGATGCGGGCTTTAAGAAAGAAGTAAATGCAATTATTTCACAGCTTCCAAGGACGCGGCAAACTTTGCTGTTTTCAGCAACCCAAACAAAATCGGTTCAAGACCTAGCAAGACTCAGTTTAAAGGATCCTGAATATCTGAGTGTTCACGAAGAAGCCACTACAGCAACTCCAGAAAACTTGGTGCAGACTGCTACTGTTGTCCCTCTACATCAAAAGTTGGACCTTTTGTGGAGTTTTATTAAGTCTCATCTCAAATCCAGGGTTCTTGTGTTTCTTACTAGCCGCAAGCAG GTGAAGTTTGTCTTTGAGGCGTTCAAGAAACTACGGCCTGGTATACCTCTGAAGTGCTTACATGGAAAGATGAACCAGGAAAAGAGGTTGGGAACATATTCTCAATTTTGTGATGAACATGCTGTTCTTTTCTCAACTGATGTGAGCTCAAGAGGTCTTGATTTCGATAAAGCTGTTGACTGGGTTGTTCAG GTGGATTGTCCTCCTGATGTTGCAACATACATACATAGAGTTGGCCGCACTGCTCGATACAATTCTGGGGGAAAAGCTGTTCTATTTTTGGAACCGTCGGAAATAAAAATGCTAGATAAACTACGagaggcaaaaattccaattgtTGAGAGAAAG GTGAATAAAGAGAAATTGCAACCAATTGCTGTTCAGCTAGCTGATAAATTAGCCCGGTTTCCTGAAATGAGGCAGTTGGCTCAAAGAGCATTCATTACGTATCTCAAGTCTATCAGTAAAGAGAAGGACAAAGAAATTTTCGACGTGATGAAACTTGCAATTGATGAGTTCTCAGCATCATTGGGTTTACCATTAACACCAAAAATTAGGTTTTTTAATGGGAAAAGCATGGCCAAGAGTTCTTCAAAAGTAGGGCCTACTATTGATTTAGAGGAGTCTGCAGCAGAAAATCTGTTGGAGACATCAGGAATGGTCGGGAGTGAATCTAGTGAAGATGAATCTGACAGTGATCTCCTTGGGAAAGAGACTTCTGCTGAAGCCATGCCACAAAAGCCTGACATTGAAGCCTTAGT ACCTGTCACCAGAGTTTTGAAGAAAAAGAAATTGAAGATTAATGTGAATAGACCCACAGGGAAAAGGGTTGTGTTTGATGAAGAGGGCAATGATCTTCCTCCTCTTGCAGCTATAGCAGATAGAGCTGGGGGAAATACCTCAAAAATTGATGAAGTTAAAG TGCTTGAACGGTATAAGAAGGAACGAGAAAAGTTGAAGGAGGCAGATAAAGAGGATAAGCTTCATGGTCGTCAACGCCTCAAAGAGATAAAAATGAAGAAAAAGGCTAAGCTTAAGAGGGGAATGCCTGATGAAGATGAAGAGGATTCTGATGGAGAAGCTGTCGCCCCACGACTCAATAAGAAAACCAAGCTGTACTCAGACAGTGAGAGTGAAGACAAGGACACGGTCGCAAAACGAAATAAACTTTCTTTGGAGGCCCAAGAGGCTCTTGCTCTTAAGCTGCTCGGTTCTATGCACGATTGA